In Tubulanus polymorphus chromosome 8, tnTubPoly1.2, whole genome shotgun sequence, one genomic interval encodes:
- the LOC141909482 gene encoding neurofascin-like → MKHALQMGCIRIIICVALVVAAATANKREPEPPVITEGPSDVINSVNLFLQCQASGYPKPNITWYKDGESLKKVAAEDEAGDITVRPSQREFGADGKFNVKTGSLRIRMGDTWNGNFYCVAENQYGNVTSKTVNFEKPVLEERRSYKTYSEQVNQYTKLELDCDPDKIISIVPERYAKRSWVLYSGPDSDNGGLHAHPIADDYRRFVTDDGKLIIANVDKQDEALNQRYYVCEVTNRLLATRKYASKWHVSVKSSGNNQAQGWKLFYPPNYVTPIEIQALEGEDIQFRCAFSGLPIPRVFWYKDNGYEPLAKNQLAFAIKNVRVEDEGSYHCKLDPRHGYTGTQPTFKLQVDSKPRWIEKPGRVSVYSGDRENVTLRCAASGQPEPSIQWIVDDQVIPIGANTKYVNKNDNKLILLNPRPTDPKRKFISVTCQIKNRYATERSYGFVFVSPFPITTPPPATVKTTPKQRAKEDIPKLGVVGAYSTASGLQSTVGLLLISTAMLTLVNLF, encoded by the exons ATGAAGCACGCACTCCAAATG GGTTGTATAAGGATAATAATTTGTGTCGCACTGGTGGTCGCTGCTGCTACAGCGAATAAGCGAG AGCCGGAGCCTCCGGTGATCACCGAAGGCCCTAGCGACGTGATCAACAGTGTCAATTTATTTCTGCAATGTCAGGCGTCCGGGTACCCGAAACCGAA CATCACGTGGTATAAAGATGGAGAATCGTTAAAAAAGGTGGCTGCTGAAGATGAGGCGGGTGACATCACTGTTCGACCTTCGCAGCGGGAATTCGGGGCTGACGGCAAATTCAATGTCAAGACCGGGTCGTTACGCATTCGAATGGGTGATACTTGGAACGGTAATTTTTACTGCGTGGCTGAAAACcagtacggaaacgtaacaTCTAAAACggtcaattttgaaaaaccgG TTTTAGAAGAGCGACGAAGTTACAAGACATACAGTGAGCAAGTTAATCAATACACTAAACTGGAACTGGACTGCGACCCGGACAAAATCATAAGTATAGTTCCCGAACGGTACGCCAAGCGGAGCTGGGTGCTTTATTCGGGACCGGACTCGGACAACGGCGGATTACATGCGCACCCGATCGCAGACGATTACCGAAGATTCGTCACAGATGACG GTAAACTGATTATCGCCAATGTAGATAAACAAGACGAGGCGTTGAATCAACGATACTACGTTTGCGAGGTGACCAATCGACTTTTGGCAACTAGAAAATACGCGTCGAAATGGCACGTCAGCGTAAAATCCAGCG GTAACAATCAAGCCCAGGGCTGGAAACTATTCTACCCGCCGAACTACGTCACTCCCATTGAGATACAGGCACTGGAAGGCGAGGATATACAGTTCAGATGCGCTTTCAGTGGCTT ACCGATACCGCGGGTATTTTGGTACAAAGACAATGGATACGAGCCACTGGCGAAAAATCAACTGGCCTTCGCGATCAAGAATGTCCGGGTCGAAGATGAGGGCAGCTACCATTGTAAACTTGACCCTAGACACGGTTACACCGGGACTCAACCCACATTCAAACTTCAAGTTGACT CCAAACCGCGTTGGATCGAGAAACCGGGTCGAGTCTCCGTGTACAGCGGGGACCGCGAGAATGTGACGTTGCGCTGCGCGGCGAGCGGTCAACCGGAACCGTCAATACAATGGATAGTCGACGATCAAGTAATTCCAATTGGAG CTAACACCAAATATGTGAATAAAAACGACAATAAGTTAATTTTGCTCAACCCTCGGCCAACCGACCCCAAGCGGAAGTTCATTTCAGTCACGTGTCAGATCAAAAACCGATACGCGACGGAACGTAGCTACGGATTCGTGTTCGTCT CACCGTTTCCGATCACCACGCCACCACCGGCCACCGTGAAAACTACCCCGAAACAGCGGGCTAAAGAAGACATCCCTAAATTAGGAGTAGTCGGTGCCTATTCCACGGCGAGCGGTCTACAATCTACCGTCGGCCTACTACTGATATCTACAGCTATGTTGACACTCGTAAACCTGTTTTAA